Proteins co-encoded in one uncultured Bacteroides sp. genomic window:
- the xyl3A gene encoding xylan 1,4-beta-xylosidase, translating into MKKATQLIIKKGLYIVITLLFSANSWAQQLPYKNPNLSSEERAKDLISRLTLSEKATLMCDISDAIPRMGIKKFNWWSEALHGLANNGNVTVFPEPIGMAASFDDELLYRIFNAVSDETRAKYNEARKNGQENARFLSLSVWTPNVNIFRDPRWGRGQETYGEDPYLTSRMGVSVVKGLQGPADSKYKKLLACAKHFAVHSGPEWSRHSLNINDVNPRELWETYLPAFKSLVQKADVRQVMCAYQRLNDEPCCGSTQLLQRILRDEWGYKYMVVSDCGAVSDFYTSHKVSSDAVHAASKGVWAGTDVECQWSDHLYKQLPDAVAKGLITEEEINKHLLRVLIERFDLGEMDDDNLVQWSKIPMSIVNNDEHRKLAFDMALESMTLLQNKNNVLPLTKSKKIAVVGPNANDKPMLWGNYNGTPVRTITILDGITSKLSADKVLYEKGCDLVEDKVTESYFSQCSIDGKKGIKVSYWNNKDFTGDIVATQQIVNPIKLTTAGQHEFATGVRLEGFSGKYETEFTPSKSEEIVFKCGATGYFELFVNGESLAKYNNWRTLPSRIPFKVESDKKYKIEIRYAQLNNWEANIEFNLGKEVGVDYTELIKKLQGTDVVVFVGGLSTQLEGEEMPVSYPGFKGGDRTDIELPVVQRNCLKALKQAGKKVIFVNCSGSAIALVPETESCDAILQAWYGGESGGQAVADVLFGDYNPSGKLPITFYKSMNQLSDFENYSMKGRTYRYMSDPLFSFGFGLSYTNFKIGKATLDRAEIKSNETVKLTVPVTNTGKRSGTEIVQVYIHKVNDIEGPIKTLRGFQRVELAAGKSGQAAIELPPSAFEFFDWAKRKMMVTPGEYEVLYGNSSDAKMLKILKITIK; encoded by the coding sequence ATGAAAAAAGCAACACAGTTAATTATCAAAAAGGGATTGTATATAGTAATAACCCTTTTATTTTCAGCAAATTCCTGGGCTCAGCAATTGCCTTATAAAAATCCTAATTTAAGTTCTGAAGAGCGTGCTAAAGATCTGATCTCTCGCTTAACTTTAAGCGAAAAAGCAACTTTAATGTGTGATATATCAGATGCTATTCCACGTATGGGAATCAAAAAATTTAATTGGTGGAGTGAAGCTTTGCATGGTCTTGCCAATAATGGGAACGTTACAGTTTTCCCAGAACCTATTGGAATGGCTGCTTCATTTGATGATGAGTTGCTATATCGTATTTTCAATGCAGTTTCGGATGAAACACGAGCAAAATATAATGAAGCCAGAAAAAACGGTCAGGAAAATGCACGTTTTCTAAGTCTTTCGGTTTGGACACCAAACGTTAATATATTCCGTGATCCACGTTGGGGACGCGGTCAGGAAACGTATGGCGAAGACCCTTACTTAACTTCGCGTATGGGAGTTTCGGTAGTGAAAGGTCTGCAAGGACCAGCTGACTCGAAATACAAAAAGCTTCTAGCTTGTGCCAAGCATTTTGCTGTTCACTCAGGACCAGAATGGAGTCGCCATTCTTTAAATATTAACGATGTTAATCCCCGAGAATTGTGGGAAACATACCTTCCTGCTTTTAAATCATTGGTTCAAAAAGCTGATGTTCGTCAGGTAATGTGCGCTTATCAGCGTTTGAATGATGAACCTTGTTGCGGAAGCACACAATTGCTCCAACGAATTCTAAGGGATGAATGGGGTTATAAGTATATGGTCGTTTCAGATTGTGGTGCGGTATCCGATTTTTATACCAGCCACAAAGTGTCATCAGATGCTGTTCATGCTGCATCCAAGGGTGTTTGGGCAGGAACTGATGTAGAATGCCAATGGTCTGATCATCTTTATAAGCAATTGCCGGATGCTGTTGCGAAAGGTCTGATCACAGAAGAAGAAATAAATAAACACCTTTTAAGGGTATTGATTGAGCGGTTTGACTTGGGTGAAATGGATGATGATAATCTGGTTCAATGGTCTAAAATTCCTATGTCGATTGTAAATAACGATGAGCACAGAAAGCTTGCCTTCGATATGGCTCTTGAATCAATGACACTTCTTCAGAATAAAAACAATGTTCTCCCACTTACCAAATCAAAAAAAATAGCAGTAGTTGGTCCAAATGCTAATGATAAACCTATGCTTTGGGGAAACTATAATGGAACTCCCGTAAGAACTATTACAATTTTAGATGGAATTACTTCTAAACTTTCAGCAGATAAGGTTCTTTATGAAAAAGGATGCGATTTGGTAGAGGATAAAGTGACCGAAAGTTATTTCTCTCAATGCTCAATTGATGGAAAGAAAGGCATTAAGGTTAGTTATTGGAATAATAAAGATTTTACAGGTGATATTGTTGCAACCCAACAAATTGTAAATCCTATAAAATTAACTACTGCAGGTCAACATGAATTTGCAACCGGAGTTCGTTTAGAAGGATTTTCCGGTAAATATGAAACAGAATTCACACCATCTAAAAGTGAAGAGATCGTGTTCAAATGTGGTGCCACAGGATATTTTGAATTGTTTGTGAATGGAGAATCTCTTGCTAAATATAACAACTGGAGAACGCTACCTTCACGAATTCCGTTTAAAGTTGAAAGCGATAAGAAATATAAAATAGAAATTCGCTATGCGCAACTAAATAATTGGGAAGCAAATATAGAATTCAATTTAGGTAAGGAAGTTGGTGTTGATTATACTGAACTTATAAAAAAGCTTCAGGGTACTGATGTTGTGGTATTTGTTGGGGGACTTTCTACACAATTGGAAGGCGAAGAAATGCCTGTCTCATATCCTGGTTTCAAGGGCGGTGATCGTACCGATATTGAGCTTCCCGTGGTACAACGTAACTGCTTAAAGGCATTAAAACAAGCTGGGAAAAAGGTGATTTTTGTGAACTGTTCAGGCTCGGCTATTGCTTTGGTTCCTGAAACTGAGAGTTGTGATGCCATTCTTCAGGCTTGGTATGGTGGCGAGTCGGGAGGTCAGGCTGTAGCAGATGTGCTTTTTGGCGATTATAATCCATCGGGAAAACTGCCAATCACTTTCTACAAAAGCATGAATCAATTATCCGATTTTGAAAATTATTCAATGAAAGGACGAACCTATCGTTATATGTCCGATCCGTTATTTTCATTTGGTTTTGGGTTGAGTTACACTAATTTCAAAATAGGGAAAGCCACTTTAGATAGAGCAGAAATTAAATCCAACGAAACTGTAAAACTAACAGTTCCAGTAACCAATACAGGAAAAAGGAGCGGAACGGAAATCGTGCAGGTATATATTCATAAAGTAAATGATATTGAAGGTCCTATTAAAACTTTGCGTGGATTTCAACGTGTAGAGTTAGCAGCTGGCAAATCCGGACAGGCAGCTATTGAATTACCACCTTCTGCATTCGAATTCTTTGACTGGGCTAAAAGAAAAATGATGGTTACTCCCGGTGAGTACGAAGTTTTGTACGGAAACAGTTCGGATGCCAAAATGCTGAAAATATTAAAAATAACGATCAAATAA